In one Nicotiana tomentosiformis chromosome 6, ASM39032v3, whole genome shotgun sequence genomic region, the following are encoded:
- the LOC104091025 gene encoding NAP1-related protein 2-like — translation MGADKGKKQKVDEENNNVIDEKLIFSIEKLQEIQDELEKINEKASDEVLEVEQKYNEIRKPVYDKRNDVISSISDFWLTAFLSHPVLGNLLTEEDQKIFKFVSSIEVEDSKDVKSGHSITFNFKPNPYFENSKLSKTYTFLEDGPTKITATTIKWKEGMGIPNGVADKKKGNKRSHAEESFFTWFSEVNQKGDVDDDENEILDIQDDEVAEIIKDDLWPNPLNYFDHEPDEEDIEGDEGKDSGGSEEEEEEEEDDEDEDDE, via the exons ATGGGGGCAGACAAAGGGAAGAAGCAGAAAGTGGATGAGGAAAACAACAATGTTATTGATGAAAAGCTCATTTTTTCCATTGAAAAATTGCAAGAGATACAAGACGAGCTCGAGAag ATCAATGAAAAAGCAAGCGACGAAGTGTTGGAAGTAGAACAGAAGTACAACGAGATCCGCAAGCCTGTCTACGATAAGCGAAATGATGTCATTAGCTCTATTTCTGACTTCTGGTTGACTGCT TTTTTGAGTCATCCTGTTCTTGGTAACCTTCTCACTGAAGAGGACCAAAAG ATTTTCAAATTTGTAAGTTCTATTGAAGTGGAAGACTCAAAGGATGTGAAATCGGGTCATTCAATCACGTTT AACTTTAAGCCCAATCCTTATTTTGAAAATTCAAAGCTCTCAAAGACGTATACCTTCCTTGAAGATGGACCTACAAAAATTACAGCTAcaacaataaaatggaaagaagGCATG GGCATTCCTAATGGAGTTGCTGACAAGAAGAAAGGAAACAAGCGGTCCCACGCTGAAGAAAG TTTCTTTACATGGTTCAGTGAAGTCAATCAAAAAGGTGATGTGGATGATGACGAAAATGAGATTCTGGACATTCAGGATGATGAG GTTGCTGAAATAATCAAGGATGACTTGTGGCCTAACCCTCTCAATTATTTTGACCAT GAGCCTGATGAAGAAGATATTGAGGGCGATGAG GGAAAGGACAGCGGAGGAtctgaagaggaagaggaagaagaggaagatgatgaagatgaagacGACGAATGA
- the LOC104091026 gene encoding protein DOWNY MILDEW RESISTANCE 6-like isoform X1: MNNRPPNQLGNPEGFNQNKLTLRMAMKNIPTVDLIPFFRQGSEDERLKVVDSITKACVEYGFFQIVNHGVPFDLTSEALKLAKAFFESPNELAKLKCCPLPNAPVPAGYNKKPNPSYEFNEFLIMLPPGSHFNIFLPNPPQFREVMEELFCQFLKIGIVVESILSECLGLPPSAMTETGISSLLYFTCQQQRQKG; the protein is encoded by the exons ATGAATAACCGCCCTCCAAACCAACTGGGTAATCCCGAAGGGTTTAACCAAAACAAGTTGACACTGAGAATGGCTATGAAAAATATACCCACTGTTGATTTGATTCCATTCTTCAGACAAGGAAGTGAAGATGAAAGGTTAAAAGTTGTAGACTCCATTACTAAAGCCTGTGTTGAGTATGGCTTCTTTCAAATTGTGAATCATGGGGTACCCTTTGATCTGACCAGTGAAGCTCTGAAGCTGGCAAAAGCTTTCTTTGAGTCTCCAAATGAATTAGCTAAACTCAAATGCTGTCCACTGCCTAATGCACCTGTTCCCGCAGGCTATAACAAGAAGCCTAATCCTTCTTATGAGTTCAATGAATTCCTCATCATGCTTCCACCTGGTTCCCATTTTAACATCTTCCTTCCCAATCCTCCTCAATTTCG AGAGGTGATGGAAGAGTTATTCTGCCAATTCTTGAAGATAGGGATAGTTGTTGAGAGCATCCTGAGCGAGTGCCTGGGGCTTCCTCCCTCCGCGATGACAGAAACTGGGATTTCCTCATTGCTTTATTTTACTTGCCAGCAACAGAGACAGAAAGGATAG
- the LOC104091026 gene encoding protein DOWNY MILDEW RESISTANCE 6-like isoform X2, translating into MAMKNIPTVDLIPFFRQGSEDERLKVVDSITKACVEYGFFQIVNHGVPFDLTSEALKLAKAFFESPNELAKLKCCPLPNAPVPAGYNKKPNPSYEFNEFLIMLPPGSHFNIFLPNPPQFREVMEELFCQFLKIGIVVESILSECLGLPPSAMTETGISSLLYFTCQQQRQKG; encoded by the exons ATGGCTATGAAAAATATACCCACTGTTGATTTGATTCCATTCTTCAGACAAGGAAGTGAAGATGAAAGGTTAAAAGTTGTAGACTCCATTACTAAAGCCTGTGTTGAGTATGGCTTCTTTCAAATTGTGAATCATGGGGTACCCTTTGATCTGACCAGTGAAGCTCTGAAGCTGGCAAAAGCTTTCTTTGAGTCTCCAAATGAATTAGCTAAACTCAAATGCTGTCCACTGCCTAATGCACCTGTTCCCGCAGGCTATAACAAGAAGCCTAATCCTTCTTATGAGTTCAATGAATTCCTCATCATGCTTCCACCTGGTTCCCATTTTAACATCTTCCTTCCCAATCCTCCTCAATTTCG AGAGGTGATGGAAGAGTTATTCTGCCAATTCTTGAAGATAGGGATAGTTGTTGAGAGCATCCTGAGCGAGTGCCTGGGGCTTCCTCCCTCCGCGATGACAGAAACTGGGATTTCCTCATTGCTTTATTTTACTTGCCAGCAACAGAGACAGAAAGGATAG